A single window of Nicotiana tomentosiformis chromosome 1, ASM39032v3, whole genome shotgun sequence DNA harbors:
- the LOC104092610 gene encoding protein gar2-like, which produces MEIEVMMPSPAVDFNVDSGCTTPYMSAPSSPPRVATLFYSAPASPTRISSLYEEIITDPIEDDDFAFDFSGQLERISFSAADELFDGGKIKPLKPPSRFQYDGKHVDSPKSPKKMFKEAFSPRHKKKDFEKQSQTEDPQMVSERGRNQNLENSSSSREKGTRSLSPFRVSDLLYDQESNHQNPKKSASVSSSSSSSSSSSTSSVSSMISLWSKKWKLKDLFLFRSASEGRASSTEQLNKYELLKKSHQEDVKNSSFRSTDSVRSRKKGPVSAHELHYTMNRAVSEEMKKKTYLPYKQGLLGCLGFNASMRDSVSKSVANSMSMSRR; this is translated from the coding sequence ATGGAGATAGAGGTAATGATGCCATCTCCGGCGGTGGATTTCAACGTCGACAGTGGTTGCACTACTCCATACATGAGTGCACCTTCAAGCCCTCCACGTGTCGCCACCTTATTCTACAGTGCACCCGCTAGTCCCACCCGCATTTCCTCACTTTACGAGGAAATTATCACTGACCCAATTGAAGATGACGATTTTGCTTTTGATTTCAGTGGACAATTAGAGAGGATTTCTTTTTCAGCAGCTGATGAACTCTTTGATGGTGGAAAAATCAAACCTTTAAAACCACCATCTCGGTTTCAGTACGATGGAAAACACGTTGATTCTCCAAAATCTCCAAAGAAAATGTTCAAAGAAGCATTTTCGCCTCGACACAAAAAGAAAGATTTTGAAAAACAGAGTCAAACCGAGGACCCGCAAATGGTCTCAGAAAGAGGAAGAAATCAGAATTTGGAAAACTCTTCAAGTTCAAGGGAAAAAGGAACAAGATCATTATCACCATTTAGAGTTTCTGATTTATTATATGATCAAGAAAGCAatcatcaaaacccaaaaaagtCAGCCTCTGTTTCATCATCgtcatcttcttcttcctcctcttcaACTTCTTCAGTTTCTTCAATGATCTCACTCTGGTCCAAAAAATGGAAACTCAAAGACTTATTTCTATTCAGAAGTGCTTCTGAAGGTCGAGCGAGTAGTACAGAGCAATTAAATAAGTACGAATTATTGAAGAAGAGTCATCAAGAAGATGTGAAAAATTCCAGCTTTAGGTCAACGGACAGTGTTAGATCGAGAAAAAAAGGACCGGTTTCGGCTCATGAATTGCATTATACAATGAACAGGGCAGTTtcagaagaaatgaagaagaaaacatATTTGCCATACAAACAGGGTTTATTGGGTTGCTTAGGTTTCAATGCATCAATGCGAGATTCTGTTTCGAAAAGTGTCGCTAATTCTATGTCTATGAGTCGCCGTTAA